TGATCATACAACTAGACTGTGCACCTAGAGTTCATTGTTGAGCAGTGGAGAATTTAGTAAGAGCAGCACAAACTTGGTATGTGGAGGGATGTCCCTTGTTTGTAAATTATACGTTGGAGTTATTaaagttaacatttattttccttCTATAGCCTGCTGTATAAGATATCAGGGAGGAAGATAGAGAATCAGTTTCTTTCCATAGATTAGGCTTTTTCAGAGCAAACGTCATCCAATTAACATGTTCAGTTTTTAGTCTTTGGGAAATGTGCACTCAGGTGAGGTGATCACATTTGAGTTAACTTGACTTTTACTGAAACAGCAATAATCGTTGTCTGAATTAACATGCAGTAATTGTAGCATGAGCTGTTTCAGTGCATGAGCAGTGATTGGTTAGTATAATTTGGAAGAGAGGAACTAAAGGTTATGAATGGAAACTTGCTAATCGGCCAAGAATTCAGACTGTCTTCAAAGTGCACTGCTGCTAGTGAACTAATACTCACAACAAataacagatccagactaacatggctacccctctgatacttaacaaatAAAGTTAGTTGCAGGATAAGCAGAATACTCATAACTATGCTTAACTATGCTTAAATTACTAAGGAAACTGGAATACTAAAATTTCACTGCAAGTCAGGGAAAAGTAGAAGAGGAAGAAGTCTCTGGTACAAAGCAGATGTCTATTCCAGTACACAACAGTAGAATGTGTTCATTGTTTGAAAGTCTAAAAGGCAAATGCCTGCACTAATTCATACAGCATGTAATATCTATTGTATATAcagattttaatgttttaaataacACCATTAAAGTACATCAGATGATAAAACACTTAAAACATTATTCTTAAAACCATACGTGAGTAGTTGGCTGAATCTTGAATTGGCTTCCAAATGAGCTACATTTAGTCTAGTCAGGATAATGAGGCTGACTTCTTTCATTAAACTCAGAACTTCAAAGTTGTAAATATGCATCGTAGTtactttgtttttgttgttcGCTAAAAATAACTTCCTCCTGTAACCTAAAATATCTAGATCAGTATATAGGTCTGGCAGTAATTAGAGTGTTCTTACCTATTCACTTCAAAGGAAATGAGTTCTGATTATGATACAGGTGGCTTTTCATTTATAAATTTAAATATGACTGCAAAGCTGGTGGGAAATTAGGTGTCAATTTTTTCTGCCTTATGATTTATGAAGAAGGCAAGATGATATTCAAAATTAGTTTTTCCTGTATGTTTTTTACTTTTGAAATTGAGGCCTTGTCCTACCCCATCTTTCCTGGAAGATTCTGTAGACCAATTTGGATATCAGATTATCAAGCTAGTGAAAACTGATTTGAGAAGGGGAGTGATTTTAACCGACTGTTTAAAATTTCTATTCTGTGTACCTATTTAATTCAGACATGGAGGGAATAATTGGAAGGAAATGTATGTTTAAGATTGAGCACCCTGACAACTAAGGACTCAAAAACCGAACAAAAATCCCACCCAGCGTATAGCTGAGTCCTCAATTAAAAATAGGGAAGACAAGACCTGACATTTTGATATGTCTGGGAGAAAAtccaacaggagagagacttGAAAACAAACTCTTCAAGCTTTCTTTAAACATAAAAAGTCCGGCCACcagacatattttaaaaatattttcgcTAGGTCACCTTGAagcaaatgttatttaatccATACAGTAAAGCATATAGAACTGTGTTATCTATGTTACTTATCACATcatataatttttatttctaaatCTACATTTCTTTACAATTACTTGCAATACTTTCTAATATTTTGTAATGCAGTACACTTTTTATGTATAGCATAAGATGTAGATTGAGGATTTATGCTTTGGAGGTTAGCAAGTGATCAAGTGAGGATGTAAAGTGATGCTCTCTTACAGTTTCCCAATGAGTACAAACAACAAAGACCTTGTTAAACTAAATTAGTTCATGGCCAAAACTTGAAATCTGAAGCTGCCTTCAAAGGTACCATATGAGAGGGAAATTGTTCTAAGATAAGTCAGGAATTGTTGGAAGATGGAGCTGTTCTTTTTGGGTTCTAAGCTCAAACTTTTCTTTTCTAGCTTACTGCACTTTGCAAGCACTTAGACAACTTGTGGGAAGAGAACCGAGGCTGTGTAGTCTTGTTTGCCTGGATGCAGTTTCTTAAGGAAGAAACGCTAGCTTACCTGAACATCACCTCCCCATATGAACTAAAACTGTGCCATCGAGAAACTGGGCAGAGAAGGACATCTGTGTTTCCTCTGAATGCTGAGCTGGATGGTTGTGGTGCAGCAGGTGCtgcaacagcacaagaagaaatcCTCGATGAAAGAGCTGTACAGGATGTGGAGTCTCTCTCAAGTCTGATAGGGGAAATCTTGGACTTTGATCAGGCTCAGCAGAAAAAATGCTTTAACAGTAAAATCTTCTTgtgcagcatctgtttttctgaGAAGCTGGGTAGTGAATGTATGTACTTCATGGAGTGCAGGCATATATACTGCAAATCCTGTTTAAAGGACTACTTTGAAATTCAGATCAGGGATGGTCAGGTCCACTGCCTCAGCTGTCCAGAACCAAAGTGTTCTTCTGTTGCTACTCCTGGCCAGGTAATAGCAGAAGTATATAATCAATGCATGCACACCTCTAGCTTGCTTCTAAAGGTGAATTGTATATAATTGATTTTTGCTCAAACCATAGTAATTAAAGTACAGTGTCTTTTCATGCTACCCAGAGGCCACTTACACACTCCTGAGTTAAAATTAGATCACCTGGCACCAGTTTTGCCCACTGTTAGTTTCAGATGTCTTGGACACCGATTTGAATTAATATGATCCCACTGACTGTGCTAATTGTTTTCACTGTGGGACTGTCAGTGCCCAGGATTTGAATTGCTAGTGAATCTCTTCTTCAGAATATTTAATACAGAAGCTGCAGATTTAATTAGAGTATTGTCAATAACTTGCATACTTTCTCTCTGATTATTTCAATAATCTCCTGATCAGAATGAAAGTCATGTTTAAAATGTGCTAAAGCAAATTCAAACTAGTTGTTGGTAGCCATGTCCTAAAAAAGTTTTTTCTACCAGAGCTAATAGATTGAACATCTAAATCCAGCAAATATAATATTGTTCTATCTTTTTGTTTAGGTTAAGGAACTGGTTGGAGAGGAGTTGTTTGCACGTTATGACCGCCTACTTCTGCAGTCCAGCTTGGACTTGATGGCAGACGTGGTATATTGTCCTCGTCCATGCTGTCAGACCCCAGTGATGCAAGAGCCAGGTTGCACCATGGGCATATGTTCCAGTTGCAACTATGCCTTCTGTACCCTCTGTAAAATGACTTATCATGGAGTCTCTCCATGTAAAGTCACTGCAGGTGAGTTGCACTGTTTTGGAAATGGAACACACAGAGAATTGCAGCTTTCATTTTAGAATACAGTGACATTAAGTAGATACTCAGAAACATTTCTAGGCATAAGTGAGTTGACACCTCTGTCTGTGTTGTGGGACTCTCTGTCTAATGAGGATGAGAGGTTAAATGTAGTTGAAGAGCTGgcctctgccctgaagagtttacagttgaATGTCTAGACATGCTGCAACAAGTTAGATGAACAAATGACACAGTTAAGAAGGACAGTGGTTATGGCATTGTAATTGCTCACTATACCCATTTGTATATCTCGAGGTTTCTAAAAGCAAAATGATTATCGATAACTTAGAAGGAAATATGATACACAGGGTACATTCCGGTTTCCCACAGTGGCTGGTAGCAAACGCTTGAGGGTAGGTACAAGAAACCCTAAAGTGGATGTTTATGGAATAACATGTCCACAGGAAGTTTCTTCCAGCCTTTGAGGAGTTTACCCATATGCCATGAAGCATGCGGGTTTATAGTCCAGATATTTTAAAATCCATACTAATGTAACTCAAGATATTATCTATATAAATGTCCATTTCTTTTTTTGAATCTTGTTGAGCATTTGGCCTTGATGTTTTCTGATAGTTTTCCACTAAATGTATGGTGTTagcaaaaaatatttccttgcaTCAATTTTTAATATGCTACCTATTTCAATTTTATTGACAGTCCTTATTACAAGAAAGGGTAAATACAAGTGTCTAATCTACCTTCTTTCTACTGTGTACCTTTATCGTGTACACTCTTATTTGTCTCCCCTCTGAACTAAACAATCCTAATCTTTTCAGTCTGATGTcatatgaattttttttccatgccCGGAATTGTTTTGGTCACAAACCTTTTATTTCCACTTTAAGGTTTTTCAAGTAGGGTGACTGGAACACAGCATTCCCAGTGAAGGCAATTCATATGATGGAATTGCAATATTTTCAATATAAACTTTCATTCTGTTCCTCGTGCATCCtaccattttgtttgcttttttaactgcagctgcacattgagcagatatttatgaaataGTACAAGGAACATCTTGTTGAGAATCTCAAACATAACGTGTttaaaaaagatatataaagTACTTGTCCCTGGTGTGTTCTGTTTTGTTGGTCCTGGAGTTTCCACGGCTGAGAGGTGGTAGATTATATTAGTATATAGTATATACTGGGTAGAACTTCTGGGTGGCTGTTGCTGCCTTATTCTCCTATCAGGGTTATTGGGATCCTCTTGACCCTTGCAATCTTTGGAATCTCCTGGATTATATTTACAATGAGTTTGGCTCATCGTCTTAGCTAAGAGTGTGACTTCCATTATGCAGTGCTGTATGTAAGGCTAATGTGTTGTTCTGTGTCTTTATTTCACTCCTTAGAAAAGCTAATGGATTTGCGTAATGAGTACCAAGAAGCAGATGAGGCCACTAAAATATTTCTGGAGCAGCGCTATGGCAAAAGAGGGATTCGGAAAGCCCTTGAGGAGCTGGAAAGTAGAGAATGGCTAGAAAAGAACTCAAAGGCCTGCCCTCGTTGTGGCACTCATATAGAGGTGAGTTTATTGGGCCAAACTTGGAGAATGACATTTGTTCTTAATTGTTACTGTCGTATGTTGCTAATGCAATTCACTATGGGGACCAGTGCCAGGGAATTAGGACTTTCATTCGTAGGTTCCATATGATTCCATTTGTGCCTCATCCCTGCTGCTGGCTACTCTAGTCTTACTTTTGAGTGTTACATTTAATAAAAAGTAggtattttcagtttttaaaggtattcatCAGTAGTTCCCCAGGTGCTGGTAATTGCCAACAAACAGTTCAGGAAAAAGTGAGGATTCCAGTTTGTTTAGTAATGCAGCCAAATAAAGCTTCTGTGACAGGCTACTGGTTCACAAACAGGGAAGGACATTCACCAATACTGTAGACTTACGCTTGTAATAGAGCTTGTCCTCACTTCTGCAGCCAGCAGAAGCAGTTGGCATTACAGTAAGAGGAAACTCCTCCTCTGGGTACACATCTCCTGAAACGAGACTGAAGTGAGGACATGCAACAGACCTCACAAGGATACTAGATTTTTATGGCCATTTTGCGATTTGGTTGAATCAAGCTGCCTGTATCACAAAGGCAGGCAGTGTTccacagacaccagggagattctTTTGCCACTAAATATTCTGTAAACTAGGGAAAAGTGTACTGAGCTGGGAGCCAAAAGATCATAATTTCAAACCTCACTTCTACTGATTGCTGTTTAGTATTTCCATCCATTTCAGATTTTAATATTGACCATGGCCTTGTATCCCCATCCTAGAAGGCAGTCAAGTATTCGTCTCCCATTGTGCAGATAAATTAACAGATTATCCCAAATCACTTCAAGGAGAATTGGGAAGAAGACAGGTCTGTAATATAGCAGAATCAAGTTTTAGCCACTTTGCAACACTGCCTTTCAGGCTGAATATGCCGAAACAATGTATTTTGATTATCCTATCTACGTGCCAGGCCCTTTCCAGAgccagagatagaacccaggaatcctgatgcAGTATTATACTGCTATCTAACAAATAGCTGTGTAACTGTCTTGGATAATTGTCTTAGGTAACTTAGGTCCCCTCTTTAGTGGCTAGTCCGCATGGAGGATAATTACTCCTATAGTTCAAGTAGGCAGGGATCTGTGCTGGGGATCTGAAGATCCAGAGCTCAGACCCAGCTGCTGACCTTATTGTTGAATGAAATAACTGGTgatgaaaagttatttattttgaaTAAAATTGTTTGTTCAGTCATACAGTGGGTAAACAgtctattaaaaaaaacttttatagTTAAATTTTTTTGTAGTCTGTCAAAGATGGTGTGATGTAGTAAAATGCTGTACAGATGTTCCATTTCTGAAAATACACTTTTCTGTCGTTTGTCGCATACTGATTGCTGGTGTTGCACAAGGGCAGGTTTGAAGGCTTAGAAGTGACATGagatgggatagctcagtggtttgtgagttcagtccttgagggggccatttagggatctggggcgagaatcaatacttggtcctgctagtgaaggcagggggctggactcgatgacctttcaaggtcccttccgattctatgagataggtatatttccatATATATTATATGGTTAATTCTTATTGCTATTCCCTGTTTGTTTCCCCCCCCAGAAACTAGATGGTTGTAACAAGATGACATGCACTGGCTGCAGGCAGTACTTCTGCTGGCTTTGTATGGGTTGTCTGTCTAGGGCGAGCCCATATGGGCACTTCAATGATATATCCTCCCCATGCTTTAACCGGTACGTATTCACAATATATGCCCTCAAACACAATACAAGCTCCGTATGTATAGCATTTTTCTTGCAAGCCCCCCTTCCTCCCTAAATAATTTTTTCACTTAATTACATAGCTAGTTACAAAGTTTAAATACAAATTAGAGAAATTTTGAGATGTAGGCAAAAGAATAAAATGTTTTCAGATGTGATTTGAAATATGGTATGCCtttgagggattttttttcactGTTGTTGAAATGGTTCATTTTCATGTATAGGTTGCTCAGATATGACAATGGTGAATCTGGTATAACTATGTAGGAAGGCAGCGCTAAAGGAACTGCAGAACTGGAGGGAAATGCCATCAGCATTGGGATTGTGTGGAAGAATAGAGGAGATCATTGCTACTTGGGTAGATGGTAGGGGAAGTGGATGAGAGGTGTATTAGCATGAAAGCTTGGTTCACTGACTTGCATTCTGACTCTTCGAATGTTTTGCTAATCAAGCAGGATCAAAGAATTCTTTAAAATTATATTCCATTCCCAAATCTTTCTGGGCATGTATAATATACCCCTCACTCTGGTATGTAAGTGTCATATCAAATTAATACTCAGACACATTTTTCATCCCTCCATTGCTTATTCTGCTTTCTTAAGTGGATGTGTTCAGTAATACTTATCTCCAGAGGAAATGTTGCTGGTCACTGTACAGCCATTTTTGAAGTAAATGCTGTGCAAAGAGGCGTGTCATGCATTATGCTGTAAAGGCAACAAGATCTGGACTCTTCCTAACCTCTAGTGGTAGGAACTTCCCAGCAACAGGGCATTGGCTGTAGAAGGCACGATGACCATTGGCTCCTGAAAATTTTGCTCTGGGCTTCATCAGCCTTAACAAAACCTTTGATCATAGAAAGTTTTAGCAAAGGAAACCAGTGTCTTGTCTTATAGCCAGGCTTCCAACCACTGAGGGCTTTAAAGATTAGCACTAGGATGTTGAGTCTCTTACATTAGACATTGTATTGATGCTTCCATGGGAGggaatgggagtcaggacttcCAAGTTCTATTCCTTGTCCTCGGATAAATGAAAGTCAGTAGCAAAAGTCATCcactttctgtgcctcaatttgccTGCTTGTAAAATGGGGAAAGGATCTATGTTCAGAGAATTGTTCATGACTGGACTTTCTGGCctatgctgattggctgtttgctccaaccctccctcttcctcccccaccgtctcttctcctctcctcagTTTCACTCCACaattccccttccctgccccatccgTCTTATCCACCATCCCTTCAATGTTCAGTCTCCCTTCtcctttctttccatttagcttatTCCCTCCTAATTTAAACCCACACCCCAAAAAATAGATTAATCATAGAACTAATTTGATGTGTTTGCTGCATCACATTTTTCACTCTTCTTGTGTTTACACCCCATTTTTCTACCcttgtctacttagattgtaaactcttcaggacaaTGTACTCTCAACTACTGTGTTTAAACAGTGCCTAGCACGATGGGTCTCTCTTCCAGTTTGGTCTTAGGCAGTACcataataaaaatgattaataataatactctCTGGGGTCTTTAGAGGCTTAattatcatttatttttattattatagtgcctaggagccctagtcatggaccaggacaccattgtactaggcactatTGTTCGtatagaaatgcaaaatattttatttgactCAGCTTTGGCTGTTGCAATACATGCATTTCAATGAAATGACAAAAATAAAGAAGCTGCAAAGTTCAAATCATAGTTTCAAATTCAAGTTGCTGTTCAGTGATTCCTAATACAGATTCTTGCCTGTCTCACAGGTTGTTTCAAGCTATGAATGTTGATGCTGAAGATGAAGACTAATTATGTTCTGTATCACCTAATGCTGAAGAAACCAGAAATGAATCTTTTCTGCTTACGTCAAGTTTGTTTGCCGTCATATGATGAGTGGTAACACTTCACACTGCAGGCTGCTTACACAACCATTTGGATGCTGTTGCCACAAACAGAAGAGACCAATTCCCTCCTCTTCTAGTGGTTTAGGTCTGATTAGTGCTAAACAGAGTGAACAAACTGTCATCCGAAGGCTTAACAAATGGTTGAGAAACTCTAAATACCATAATGTGCCCCTTTTTCTGAAACACAACCTAGAAATTTCTGTTTGGGAATTTCTCCAGGAAGTTTGGCCTTGCAAGGATCTCTGGATTCCATCCTACATACTTTGCAGTAATCTTTCCTATCACTGAGGTGGGCTACACGTGCTCTCCTTGGAGCCCTTTGGTGAAGCTGCTTGTGTCCATTGCAGGAAGACTATTAAACATAGCATAAGAATTTCTCCCTTCTCTCTGAGACTGAGCCAGTTGCTTTCATAGCATTTCCTGACCTGGATCCAAACTGATTTTTCTGTGGTGGCTCACTGCTCTAACACTGACTCACTTCACTGGGGTGGTAGAGGTTTATAAATTGCAGAATTTTTGCCCCCCATTCCTTCTCCTTCTCCCATCCTCCCACCACCACAGAGTGGATCAATGCCTGGGTCCGGTGTAGAAAGTTACTGACAAACATTTCCTGTTTTCAtaactctcactcttcttgatTCAGTTTCAGTAATTCATTTCCATATTGCTATCATATCTTAACAGGGAAGGAATTTATAGGGTCTGGTGATTATTTTCATAATGATGGATATTAAAACAGTCTGTGTGCCCAATCTGAAATTCTGTGCAGTCTTTCTTGACACAAATATTAATGAGGTGCTTAAATAAAAGAAAAGCAACCTCAGACACTGAACTGAAATTTTACAGGTACACAATCGTGACTTGAATCCCCTAACTGCATGTTTTTCCTTCTCAATTTCTAGTTAAATTTTTTTGTGAAATTATGTTCTTTGGCCAAAGACCTCTAAATACATGTCTGGGAGTAATGGGCAGCCTTCCATCTGAACTAGCTCACTCATTCACACACTCATACTTCAAAATAAGAAGTTATTGGAAAACCAAATCTCCCAACCCTGTAGTTTTACAAGCAGTCTTAAATGTGAGAACAGTGCTTGGATTACATTTTTAGAAATACTTTTTCATCTGTAAGATAGGCTAGAAAACAGCTGCTTTGACTTTTTAATGAGACATGTACCTTGTTCAAAATAAGACAGCAGGGCCTGAATGGCTCAGGAGCTAGGTAACGATACAGAGAGTCAAGGTCAACTCTTCATATGCAGTTTTTACTCAGATGTCTGTTTAGCTGAATTGAGTAAATAGTTTTAGTCCATTTCTGGAAGGGACAAAGATTCCTGTTACACTGGTATCTTGAGAGAGTGTCTGCCTCCTAATCTCTCTCAATCTACCTGTTAGTTTTCAAAGCATTATTTGCAGAAATAGCCATGAGATATTATGCAGTAAAAAGACTGGTAAGTTTTTATCCTTTAAAATCATGTTTTAAGGTTTCAAAAGAGCCTTGTTCCTCAGCTTTGTAAAAAGGATGTAAATCTATATTAAGAGGGAGATGaataaatgttatttaaaaatttAGATTTGTTTTTAACTGTAGAACATGCATCTAGGCTCAGTGCTTTTGCTGCTGATTTCACATCCTAGACATTAACTTGCCATTTCCTTCTGTGGACAATTTGTGATGCTCAATGCTGTAGTATTTGTTACGGTCTTTGGCAATCAGACTGCTAAGAGCCAAGTTCTGGCCTTAGGTATGTCTGTAAAGATTGACAAGTTATGGAAGCTGGAATAGTTCTAGCTACTTAACAGTATCTTACCCATAGCTGTTAGAGGGCCCAAGTTATGGTTCaagcaaaatatttaatttttctgcAGCAGCTCTGTAAACTTTTCTAGCAGGAGCATCTCTCTTTACTGTGTAGGACCTGCTTTAAAAATGGGCGTCCAGTTTTTCTGATGCAATTTCACACAAATTTAGGATGAAGGCAAAATTCTTGCAACAGTGGAAGCTAGCTTGAAGGAGGTGGCTCTGGAATTGAGTAAACATGCTTTCTTGCCTATTTTTACAAGTTGCTTTTTAAATCCAGAGGTGGTAATAGACAAAATGATGTATAGAAAGCCAAGACTTGCATCACTTCTTAGGTTCCGCCATATAGCGAGCAATGTGTTCTGATTGTTTTGTCTCAGTTAACTTTTAAATGAAGTGTTgagagtaaaattttcaagagcACCAAAGTCCTATGCACATCCAGGAAGTCCTAAGTAACTTAATTACTCTTGAATTTACCTCCAGTTCTACTTCCATCTCTTCCTCTTTCCACAGAAGCCCTTTTCAGTGGGCGGTGACAATCCTTACCATCAAGCTTTGCCCGCTAATCATCTTTCTGACACACGAGCATCTCTTTCCCCTACAATTATTTCTGTCTGGCCTTGCAGGATGTTTTAATTCCTAATAAAACTTTGAGAGTTAGTGGGTAAAGACAGTCAACATGACTCAGTTTATTTGGATTAAAAAATACTGCATTTAATGTAGAAAGTTACATTATGGATAGTTTGTAGGATTTCCATGTAAACAAATACATATCCCCCACTTAAAAAACAGCACCAGAGATTTACACTTCAGTAGTTTGATGTAAGCCCTTTTGGTAGTAGTAAGGGTAAAACCAATAGAGTTTTGGAAGTAGCAAGGTCTATAGCAGTAGATGGTTTCATTCATCACAACGTGGATTTAGGTGGTTAAATATATGGGCTAAGTTCATGGACAGCTGAATTACAACAGGTCTCTctgcatagactcatagactttaaggtcagaagagaccattatgatcatttagtctgacctcctgcacaatgcaggccacagaatctcacccacccactcctgtaacaaacaaGCACTAtgtctacatccttcttggtttcttgttataattttgtaccactctgttaatgaacttcttgaaagCAAcacgttcatctttggtggcttcttgtGTGTCCGGTACTTCCGTTCCTTcagtctgggatgggatgttagatgggatgg
Above is a genomic segment from Mauremys reevesii isolate NIE-2019 linkage group 8, ASM1616193v1, whole genome shotgun sequence containing:
- the RNF14 gene encoding E3 ubiquitin-protein ligase RNF14 isoform X2, producing MSSQDKEAQEDELLALASIYDEDEFKRADSAQGGETRICLELPQNFKIFVRGSPTECLQNSGYEYTICFLPPLVLNFELPPDYPSVSPPVFTLSSKWLSPTQLTALCKHLDNLWEENRGCVVLFAWMQFLKEETLAYLNITSPYELKLCHRETGQRRTSVFPLNAELDGCGAAGAATAQEEILDERAVQDVESLSSLIGEILDFDQAQQKKCFNSKIFLCSICFSEKLGSECMYFMECRHIYCKSCLKDYFEIQIRDGQVHCLSCPEPKCSSVATPGQVKELVGEELFARYDRLLLQSSLDLMADVVYCPRPCCQTPVMQEPGCTMGICSSCNYAFCTLCKMTYHGVSPCKVTAEKLMDLRNEYQEADEATKIFLEQRYGKRGIRKALEELESREWLEKNSKACPRCGTHIEKLDGCNKMTCTGCRQYFCWLCMGCLSRASPYGHFNDISSPCFNRLFQAMNVDAEDED
- the RNF14 gene encoding E3 ubiquitin-protein ligase RNF14 isoform X1, whose amino-acid sequence is MSSQDKEAQEDELLALASIYDEDEFKRADSAQGGETRICLELPQNFKIFVRGSPTECLQNSGYEYTICFLPPLVLNFELPPDYPSVSPPVFTLSSKWLSPTQLTALCKHLDNLWEENRGCVVLFAWMQFLKEETLAYLNITSPYELKLCHRETGQRRTSVFPLNAELDGCGAAGAATAQEEILDERAVQDVESLSSLIGEILDFDQAQQKKCFNSKIFLCSICFSEKLGSECMYFMECRHIYCKSCLKDYFEIQIRDGQVHCLSCPEPKCSSVATPGQVKELVGEELFARYDRLLLQSSLDLMADVVYCPRPCCQTPVMQEPGCTMGICSSCNYAFCTLCKMTYHGVSPCKVTVFHSLEKLMDLRNEYQEADEATKIFLEQRYGKRGIRKALEELESREWLEKNSKACPRCGTHIEKLDGCNKMTCTGCRQYFCWLCMGCLSRASPYGHFNDISSPCFNRLFQAMNVDAEDED